A window of the Deltaproteobacteria bacterium genome harbors these coding sequences:
- a CDS encoding radical SAM protein, with the protein MRLSSKELRVRAAEARRHYARCDLCAHLCGVDRTSAPAGVCQEDDGLSLAGAGVHYGEEPELVPSGVVLIAGCNLACQTCETWSFSLERRDAVRASPAQLAAILLDLQKAGAANANFVTPTHVLPVLLEGLAIAAEHGFSLPVVWNCGGYESVEALRLLDGVVDVYLPDAKYGDDAAAYELSGCTRYTAALEASLREMHRQTKVIVRHLVLPAGVAAPEKLMPRIAAVSKAICVNVLSQYRPLYRGSRFPVIARGVTDREVSGAIEAARSAGLRHILMDGRPV; encoded by the coding sequence GTGAGGCTCTCGTCCAAGGAGCTGCGCGTTCGCGCCGCGGAAGCCCGCCGGCACTACGCGCGCTGCGATCTCTGCGCCCATCTCTGCGGCGTCGATCGGACCTCGGCCCCTGCCGGCGTCTGCCAGGAGGACGACGGGCTTTCGCTCGCCGGCGCCGGGGTCCATTACGGAGAAGAGCCCGAGCTGGTTCCATCCGGGGTGGTCCTGATCGCAGGCTGCAACCTCGCCTGCCAGACCTGCGAGACCTGGTCGTTCTCGTTGGAGAGGCGCGACGCGGTGCGCGCTTCTCCCGCGCAGCTCGCCGCGATCCTCCTCGATCTGCAGAAGGCCGGGGCCGCGAACGCGAACTTCGTCACGCCCACGCATGTCCTGCCGGTGTTGCTGGAAGGGCTCGCAATCGCCGCAGAGCACGGCTTTTCGCTGCCCGTGGTGTGGAACTGCGGTGGATACGAGAGCGTCGAGGCGCTGCGGCTCCTGGACGGCGTCGTCGACGTCTATCTCCCCGACGCAAAATATGGTGACGATGCCGCGGCTTACGAGCTCTCGGGTTGTACCCGATACACCGCCGCCCTGGAGGCGTCGCTGCGCGAGATGCACCGGCAAACCAAGGTGATCGTGCGCCATCTCGTCCTGCCCGCCGGCGTGGCGGCACCGGAAAAGCTGATGCCGCGCATCGCCGCCGTGTCAAAGGCGATCTGCGTCAACGTCCTTTCGCAGTATCGTCCTCTGTATCGCGGCTCGCGCTTCCCGGTCATTGCCCGCGGAGTGACCGACCGGGAAGTTTCTGGCGCGATTGAAGCGGCCCGATCCGCCGGCCTGCGCCACATCCTGATGGACGG